A stretch of the Euzebya tangerina genome encodes the following:
- the rplL gene encoding 50S ribosomal protein L7/L12: MAKIATEDLISAFEEMTLLELKEFRDQFKEHFDVQAAAAVAVAAPGGGGGEAAAEEEKDSFDVVLTSAGDKKIQVIKEVRALTSLGLKEAKELVDSAPGAVLEGANKEDAEKAKEALEEAGASVELK, translated from the coding sequence ATGGCGAAGATCGCAACCGAGGACCTCATCAGCGCGTTCGAGGAGATGACGCTCCTCGAGCTGAAGGAGTTCCGCGACCAGTTCAAGGAGCACTTCGATGTCCAGGCGGCCGCAGCTGTTGCGGTTGCCGCCCCCGGTGGCGGTGGCGGCGAGGCCGCTGCCGAGGAGGAGAAGGACAGCTTCGACGTCGTCCTGACCTCTGCCGGCGACAAGAAGATCCAGGTCATCAAGGAGGTTCGTGCCCTCACCAGCCTCGGCCTCAAGGAGGCCAAGGAGCTCGTGGACAGCGCCCCCGGCGCCGTCCTGGAGGGCGCCAACAAGGAAGACGCCGAGAAGGCCAAGGAGGCCCTCGAGGAAGCCGGTGCCAGCGTCGAGCTGAAGTAG
- a CDS encoding DNA-directed RNA polymerase subunit beta' has product MLDVNNFDELKISLATEDQIRMWSNGEVRKPETINYRTLRPEKDGLFCEKIFGPTRDWECPCGKYKRVRFKGIICERCGVEITRSKVRRERMGHIELAAPVTHIWYFKGVPSRLGYLLDMAPKDLEKVIYFASYIITSVDDEGRQEALPELEKEIAADKKHLESQLENEREQLLQELETTLAEMEAEGAKADAIKKKRREIEKLIKGVTERAADRAERLDDVLELFRGLGVKQLVMDEMLYRDLRDRFGEFFTGGMGAEAIRDLLGQVDFEGEADTLRQILADEAEKIKAGKRKTRSQKATRAVKRLKVVEAFRTTGNDPTSMVLKAVPVIPPDLRPMVQLDGGRFATSDLNDLYRRVINRNNRLKRLIDLGAPEIIVNNEKRMLQEAVDALFDNGRRGRPVTGPGNRALKSLSDMLKGKQGRFRQNLLGKRVDYSGRSVIVVGPHLKLHECGLPKKMALELFKPFVMKRLVDLNFAQNIKSAKRMVERQRPQVWDVLEEVIGDHPVLLNRAPTLHRLGIQAFIPKLVEGKAIQIHPLVCSAFNADFDGDQMAVHVPLSAEAQAEARILMLSANNILSPANGRPLATPTQDMVLGAYYMTYAEGSDEFASKPAEGFAEEVREGKVKVAAFSGPAEAVMALDRREVTLQDWCLVRLKGRVVREDALFDPIGEDGVSEELVIGEEDGLRLVQDTAKGVRVMTTVGRVLFNEIFPPRMPYKNELVTKKGLANLVNRCADDFPSWEAAEVLDRMKDIGFNYSSRAGVTVSIDDVTPPPVKEELVAQADKDAASVESKFEKGRLSPTERRDALIEIWTTTKDKVQDAMAENFETEERTNPIWMMAHSGARGSMGQLVQIAGMRGLVANPRGEIIERPIKSNFREGLSVLEYFFSTHGARKGLADTALRTADSGYLTRRLVDIAQDLIIRSEDCGVTRGIPIEVGQRDSQTLFGRILAQDVYYPGSDDLLIEAGTEIADGEIRALRSVLVKGLHPETGEELETKATEVDRTIRVFSVLNCEAEVGVCAKCYGRALAEGRMVQIGEAVGIVAAQSIGEPGTQLTMRTFHSGGVAGEDITHGLPRVVELFEARSPKGKAEIAPVSGVISIEQTDKGMDLNIDPGNDEDIVTISVTSRARLIRVPDDSTASGDRELETGDEVRVGQQLTVGSIDPHEKLEILGARETQKLLVEEVQKVYGAQGVSIHDKHIELIIRQMLRRVNIIEPGDTDFLPGELVDRLKFSKGNRLALDEGHQPANGRQVLMGITKASLATDSWLSAASFQETTRVLTEAAIEGKSDALNGLKENVIIGKLIPAGTGLRKYRDIAAVPTEMPTQLMPADLLDSFGEGGDWDAEESWSEGVY; this is encoded by the coding sequence ATGCTTGACGTCAACAACTTCGACGAACTGAAGATCTCGCTGGCCACCGAAGACCAGATCCGCATGTGGTCCAACGGCGAGGTCCGCAAGCCCGAGACGATCAACTACCGGACGCTCCGTCCCGAGAAGGACGGGCTGTTCTGCGAGAAGATCTTCGGGCCGACCCGCGACTGGGAGTGCCCCTGCGGGAAGTACAAGCGTGTCCGCTTCAAGGGCATCATCTGCGAGCGGTGCGGAGTCGAGATCACCCGCTCGAAGGTCCGCCGCGAGCGGATGGGACACATCGAGCTGGCCGCGCCGGTGACCCACATCTGGTACTTCAAGGGCGTGCCCTCACGCCTCGGATACCTCCTGGACATGGCGCCGAAGGACCTCGAGAAGGTCATCTACTTCGCCTCCTACATCATCACCTCGGTCGACGACGAAGGACGGCAGGAGGCCCTGCCCGAGCTCGAGAAGGAGATCGCGGCCGACAAGAAGCACCTGGAGTCCCAGCTCGAGAACGAGCGCGAGCAGCTGCTGCAGGAGCTCGAGACCACCCTCGCCGAGATGGAGGCCGAGGGCGCCAAGGCCGACGCCATCAAGAAGAAGCGTCGCGAGATCGAGAAGCTGATCAAGGGGGTCACCGAGCGCGCGGCCGACCGGGCCGAGCGGCTGGACGACGTCCTCGAGCTCTTCCGCGGCCTCGGCGTCAAGCAGCTCGTCATGGACGAGATGCTCTACCGTGACCTGCGCGACCGGTTCGGTGAGTTCTTCACCGGCGGCATGGGTGCGGAAGCCATCCGCGACCTGTTGGGTCAGGTCGACTTCGAGGGCGAGGCCGACACGCTGCGCCAGATCCTGGCCGACGAGGCCGAGAAGATCAAAGCCGGCAAGCGCAAGACCCGCTCGCAGAAGGCCACCCGTGCCGTGAAGCGGCTCAAGGTCGTCGAGGCGTTCCGGACCACCGGCAACGACCCCACCTCGATGGTGCTGAAGGCCGTCCCGGTCATCCCGCCGGACCTGCGCCCCATGGTGCAGCTGGACGGTGGCCGCTTCGCGACGTCCGACCTGAACGACCTGTACCGGCGTGTCATCAACCGCAACAACCGCCTCAAGCGACTGATCGACCTCGGCGCCCCCGAGATCATCGTCAACAACGAGAAGCGGATGCTGCAGGAGGCCGTCGACGCCCTGTTCGACAACGGCCGTCGTGGCCGTCCCGTCACCGGGCCCGGCAACCGTGCGCTCAAGTCCCTCTCCGACATGCTGAAGGGGAAGCAGGGCCGGTTCCGCCAGAACCTGCTCGGCAAGCGCGTGGACTACTCCGGTCGATCGGTGATCGTGGTCGGTCCGCACCTGAAGCTGCACGAGTGCGGCCTGCCGAAGAAGATGGCGCTGGAGCTGTTCAAGCCCTTCGTCATGAAGCGCCTGGTCGACCTCAACTTCGCACAGAACATCAAGTCCGCCAAGCGGATGGTCGAGCGGCAGCGCCCGCAGGTCTGGGACGTGCTCGAAGAGGTCATCGGCGACCATCCGGTGCTGCTCAACCGCGCACCGACGCTGCACCGCCTCGGCATCCAGGCCTTCATCCCGAAGCTGGTCGAGGGCAAGGCCATCCAGATCCACCCGCTCGTCTGCTCGGCGTTCAACGCCGACTTCGACGGCGACCAGATGGCGGTCCACGTGCCGCTGAGTGCCGAGGCGCAGGCCGAGGCCCGGATCCTGATGCTGTCCGCCAACAACATCCTCTCGCCGGCCAACGGTCGTCCGCTGGCCACCCCGACCCAGGACATGGTGCTCGGTGCGTACTACATGACGTACGCCGAGGGGTCCGACGAGTTCGCGTCCAAGCCGGCGGAGGGCTTCGCCGAGGAGGTCCGCGAGGGCAAGGTCAAGGTCGCCGCGTTCAGCGGACCGGCCGAGGCCGTCATGGCCCTGGACCGCCGCGAGGTCACCCTGCAGGACTGGTGCCTGGTCCGGCTGAAGGGTCGGGTCGTCCGCGAGGACGCCCTGTTCGACCCGATCGGTGAGGACGGCGTGTCCGAGGAGCTGGTCATCGGAGAGGAGGACGGTCTGCGGCTCGTGCAGGACACCGCCAAGGGTGTCCGCGTCATGACCACCGTCGGGCGGGTCCTGTTCAACGAGATCTTCCCGCCACGGATGCCGTACAAGAACGAGTTGGTGACCAAGAAGGGGTTGGCCAACCTGGTCAATCGCTGCGCCGACGACTTCCCGTCGTGGGAAGCCGCCGAGGTCCTGGACCGGATGAAGGACATCGGGTTCAACTACAGCTCGCGCGCCGGTGTGACCGTCTCGATCGACGACGTCACCCCGCCGCCGGTCAAGGAGGAACTGGTCGCCCAGGCCGACAAGGACGCCGCCTCGGTGGAGTCCAAGTTCGAGAAGGGCCGTCTGTCCCCGACCGAGCGTCGTGACGCGCTGATCGAGATCTGGACCACCACCAAGGACAAGGTCCAGGACGCGATGGCCGAGAACTTCGAGACCGAGGAGCGGACCAACCCCATCTGGATGATGGCCCACTCCGGTGCCCGTGGTTCGATGGGTCAGCTGGTGCAGATCGCCGGCATGCGTGGTCTGGTCGCCAACCCGCGCGGTGAGATCATCGAGCGGCCGATCAAGTCCAACTTCCGTGAGGGCCTGAGCGTCCTCGAGTACTTCTTCTCCACCCATGGTGCTCGGAAGGGTCTGGCCGACACCGCGTTGCGGACGGCCGACTCGGGATACCTCACCCGTCGCCTGGTCGACATCGCCCAGGACCTGATCATCCGCAGCGAGGACTGCGGCGTCACGCGTGGCATCCCGATCGAGGTCGGGCAGCGGGACTCCCAGACCCTCTTCGGACGCATCCTGGCCCAGGACGTGTACTACCCGGGCAGCGACGACCTGCTGATCGAGGCGGGGACGGAGATCGCCGACGGTGAGATCCGCGCGCTGCGCTCGGTGCTGGTCAAGGGCCTGCACCCGGAGACGGGCGAGGAGCTCGAGACCAAGGCCACGGAGGTCGACCGGACGATCCGCGTCTTCTCCGTCCTCAACTGCGAGGCCGAGGTCGGCGTCTGCGCCAAGTGCTACGGCCGCGCGCTCGCCGAGGGCCGGATGGTCCAGATCGGCGAGGCGGTCGGCATCGTCGCCGCCCAGTCGATCGGTGAGCCCGGTACCCAGCTGACCATGCGGACCTTCCACTCCGGTGGGGTCGCGGGTGAGGACATCACCCATGGTCTGCCGCGTGTCGTCGAGCTCTTCGAAGCTCGCTCCCCCAAGGGGAAGGCCGAGATCGCACCGGTGTCCGGTGTCATCTCGATCGAGCAGACCGACAAGGGCATGGACCTCAACATCGACCCGGGCAACGACGAGGACATCGTCACCATCAGCGTCACCTCCCGTGCACGGCTGATCCGGGTGCCGGACGACTCGACCGCATCCGGCGACCGTGAGCTCGAGACCGGCGACGAGGTTCGCGTCGGCCAGCAGCTGACCGTCGGGTCGATCGACCCGCACGAGAAGCTCGAGATCCTCGGTGCTCGTGAGACCCAGAAGCTCCTCGTCGAGGAAGTCCAGAAGGTCTACGGCGCCCAGGGTGTGTCGATCCACGACAAGCACATCGAGCTGATCATCCGGCAGATGCTGCGACGCGTGAACATCATCGAGCCCGGCGACACCGACTTCCTGCCCGGGGAGCTGGTCGACCGCCTGAAGTTCTCCAAGGGCAACCGACTGGCCCTCGACGAGGGTCATCAGCCAGCCAACGGCCGGCAGGTCCTCATGGGGATCACCAAGGCCTCGCTGGCAACGGACTCGTGGCTGTCGGCCGCGTCGTTCCAGGAGACCACCCGGGTCCTCACCGAGGCCGCCATCGAGGGCAAGTCAGACGCCCTCAACGGCCTGAAGGAGAACGTGATCATCGGCAAGCTCATCCCGGCCGGGACGGGTCTGCGGAAGTACCGCGACATCGCTGCGGTGCCGACGGAGATGCCGACCCAGCTGATGCCGGCCGACCTGCTCGACTCCTTCGGTGAAGGTGGCGACTGGGACGCTGAGGAGAGCTGGTCCGAGGGCGTCTACTAG
- a CDS encoding cell wall-binding repeat-containing protein: MRSRLLLVVLALAVVAPVVPASAAYPGPNGGVVFSLASGDLGYIAQPGAQPVPLPRVTSQNANDAPHFSPDGNEVAFVFNGPFNSQIWSYSFAEQRLIQYTTDQMSIGQARSPSWLPDGSAVVFVAVDQLTLNANLYTVPRGGGLATQLSSTIAPSEPHVSPAGDQVLFWDEVEDRVMYYDLRTGQVREVFRSDVNGIWLGQNPLPQDSQGRTIINFIEPDWAPDGQSFVVNCLGVALCRVSADGQQAEVLTPVRQDASYVSGAFTPSGEEILYSHVDLPLSQQTQDFVPRIWAMPATGLGPGGQGGSQVTFPFQGDANANNQPTVGVAAGTTPPPVGSLTTPLPPGADPGPGDPGPGDPGPGDPGPGDPGPGGAGEGAGASLFATDPSATPSVSASSPNDAAIQLSQARFPDGGPSARWAVLSRDDDFPDSLAGTALTSQAPMLLTERTSLDPPVEAELTRLLGNSGTVYLLGGVAALSEEVEEAISDLGLTPVRLAGPGRVQTALAVASEVKRVYPDAPDVALLARAGGPPENPTAGWADSVSAGSLAADRRVPIVLTDSASLLPEVSSWLTDNGVQNTVLLGGSAALAAGIEGQVPGGTRVSGGERTETAANLASSLWLSPAEGPRSYVVINGGITNGWAFGLVAAGVGADADAPTVVVVGDSASPATRDLVTECGAKAVRTLTIGDSSIVAQSVVEQIEALDGAAC; this comes from the coding sequence ATGCGCAGTCGTTTGCTCCTGGTCGTGCTCGCTCTTGCCGTCGTGGCGCCGGTCGTGCCGGCCAGCGCCGCCTACCCGGGTCCGAATGGTGGGGTCGTGTTCAGCCTCGCCTCCGGCGACCTCGGGTACATCGCCCAGCCCGGAGCCCAACCGGTTCCGCTGCCACGGGTGACCAGTCAGAACGCCAACGACGCACCCCACTTCTCGCCGGACGGCAACGAGGTGGCCTTCGTCTTCAACGGGCCGTTCAACTCCCAGATCTGGAGCTACAGCTTCGCCGAGCAGCGGCTCATCCAGTACACGACCGACCAGATGTCGATCGGCCAGGCCCGGAGCCCCTCATGGCTGCCGGACGGGTCGGCTGTCGTCTTCGTGGCGGTGGATCAGCTGACGCTGAACGCCAACCTGTACACGGTCCCTCGTGGAGGGGGTCTCGCGACCCAACTGAGTTCGACCATCGCCCCGAGCGAGCCGCACGTCTCCCCCGCCGGCGACCAGGTCCTGTTCTGGGACGAGGTCGAGGACCGGGTCATGTACTACGACCTTCGGACCGGGCAGGTCCGAGAGGTCTTCCGCTCCGACGTGAACGGGATCTGGCTGGGTCAGAACCCGCTGCCGCAGGACTCGCAGGGGCGGACGATCATCAACTTCATCGAGCCCGACTGGGCCCCGGACGGGCAGTCCTTCGTCGTCAACTGCCTGGGTGTGGCGCTGTGTCGCGTCAGCGCCGACGGACAGCAGGCGGAGGTGCTGACACCGGTACGGCAGGACGCCTCCTACGTCAGCGGCGCGTTCACCCCCTCGGGCGAGGAGATCCTGTACAGCCACGTCGACCTTCCGCTGAGCCAGCAGACACAGGACTTCGTGCCTCGCATCTGGGCCATGCCGGCCACGGGTTTGGGACCGGGCGGCCAGGGTGGCTCGCAAGTCACGTTCCCCTTCCAGGGCGACGCGAACGCCAACAACCAGCCGACTGTCGGTGTTGCCGCGGGCACGACTCCGCCGCCGGTCGGGTCCCTCACCACACCCCTCCCACCCGGCGCCGACCCCGGACCAGGCGACCCCGGACCAGGCGACCCCGGACCAGGCGACCCCGGACCAGGTGACCCCGGGCCAGGCGGTGCGGGTGAGGGCGCTGGGGCCAGCCTCTTCGCCACCGACCCGTCGGCAACACCATCGGTGTCGGCATCCTCCCCGAACGATGCCGCGATCCAGCTGTCGCAGGCCCGCTTCCCTGACGGCGGCCCCTCGGCCCGCTGGGCCGTGCTCTCACGCGACGACGACTTCCCCGACTCCCTGGCGGGCACGGCCCTGACGTCGCAAGCCCCGATGCTGCTGACGGAGCGCACCAGCCTCGACCCCCCGGTGGAAGCGGAGCTGACTCGACTGCTGGGCAACTCGGGGACGGTGTACCTGCTCGGCGGCGTCGCCGCCCTGTCAGAGGAGGTGGAGGAGGCCATCAGCGACCTCGGGCTGACACCGGTCCGCCTCGCCGGCCCGGGCCGCGTCCAAACCGCCCTGGCGGTAGCGTCGGAGGTGAAGCGGGTCTACCCCGACGCGCCCGACGTGGCACTGCTCGCCCGCGCGGGCGGGCCGCCCGAGAACCCCACGGCTGGTTGGGCCGACTCGGTGTCCGCGGGCAGCCTGGCCGCAGACCGACGAGTGCCCATCGTCCTGACCGACTCGGCGTCGCTGCTCCCTGAGGTGAGCTCGTGGCTGACCGACAACGGTGTCCAGAACACCGTCCTGCTGGGCGGCAGCGCCGCGCTGGCCGCCGGCATCGAGGGCCAGGTCCCCGGTGGCACCCGTGTCTCCGGCGGGGAGCGCACCGAGACGGCCGCCAACCTCGCCTCCAGCCTGTGGCTCAGCCCCGCGGAGGGGCCACGCAGCTACGTGGTCATCAATGGCGGCATCACCAACGGCTGGGCCTTCGGATTGGTGGCCGCCGGTGTGGGTGCTGACGCGGATGCCCCCACCGTCGTTGTGGTGGGCGACAGCGCGTCGCCGGCGACCCGTGATCTCGTCACCGAGTGCGGAGCGAAGGCCGTCCGGACGCTCACGATCGGCGACAGCTCCATCGTGGCCCAGTCCGTGGTGGAGCAGATCGAGGCGCTGGACGGCGCAGCCTGCTGA
- a CDS encoding DNA-directed RNA polymerase subunit beta — MTSPPLASRLSFAKIDEPLPIDELDLVAIQRDSFDWLKEEGLGDVLTELSPIEDFTGQMALSLTEHQFEAPKHSTEECREKDLTYSAPLFVTAEFVNAQTGEIKQQKVFMGDFPMMTEKGTFIINGTERIVVSQLVRSPGVYFDESIDKTTGRDVFGCKMIPSRGAWLEFEIDKRGFAGVRVDRKRRQHLSVLYRALKAIVWSEESGEYELAPKEVLDEPVSDDEIREFFGVLGDPEKLDEAHQEMREILDRTLAKDSIATPAEALMDIYRKLRPGEPPTPDSAGQLMINYFFSGKRYDLARVGRYKVNKKLGEEQVYLGLRTPEEAKPRVDGEAPEALLAADDAPKRDIRTIALGDEGSTPIGHVLTKEDVLATMHYLLGLATRVTDPNGQPRYQTDDIDHFGNRRLRSVGELIQNQIRIGLSRMERVVRERMTTQDIETITPQTLINIRPVVASLKEFFGASQLSQFMDQTNPLSGLTHKRRLSALGPGGLSRERAGFEVRDVHPSHYGRMCPIETPEGPNIGLIGSLATYAKLNEFGFIQTPYRKVVDGVVTERIDYLTADEEYRYNVAQANAPIDRDGNFLNERVLVRLPGGSPREIPPAQVHYMDVSPRQIVSVAAAMIPFLEHDDANRALMGTNMQRQAVPLLRSDSPYVGTGLESKAARDAGDVVISDKGGTVVEVAADRIILKTPEGTLEKKFLSKFERTNQGTCYNQRPLVDEGDEVLPGQIIADGPCTDTGEMALGQNLLVAFMTWEGFNYEDAIILSERLVREDVLTSIHIEKFEVDARDTKLGAEEITRDIPNVSEDVLAHLDERGIVRIGAEVNPGDILVGKVTPKGETELTPEERLLRAIFGEKAREVRDTSLKVPHGDTGIVIGVRTQSRDDGDEMQPGVNDLVRVYVAQKRKISDGDKLAGRHGNKGVISTILPVEDMPFLADGTPVDVVLNPLGVPSRMNVGQVLETHLGWVASNGWRFDERPEWFDRMNWGDDMLDHNPQKLATPVFDGCREDELQDLLEHTKEGAGGERIVNRAGKAIVYDGRSGEPIDQPITVGYMYILKLLHLVDDKIHARSTGPYSMITQQPLGGKAQFGGQRFGEMEVWALEAYGAAYALQELLTVKSDDVVGRVKVYEAIVKGENIPEPGIPESFKVLVKEMQSLCLNVEVLSASGEEIQFKDSDEDAFRAAEELGINLSRPERQTDDTYAS; from the coding sequence GTGACCTCCCCCCCGCTGGCCTCGCGCCTGTCGTTCGCCAAGATCGACGAGCCGCTGCCCATCGACGAGCTCGACCTCGTCGCCATCCAGCGGGACAGCTTCGACTGGCTGAAGGAGGAGGGCCTCGGTGATGTCCTCACCGAGCTGTCCCCCATCGAGGACTTCACCGGCCAGATGGCCTTGTCCCTCACCGAGCACCAGTTCGAGGCCCCGAAGCACTCCACGGAGGAGTGCCGCGAGAAGGACCTCACCTACTCCGCACCTCTGTTCGTCACCGCCGAGTTCGTGAATGCCCAGACCGGCGAGATCAAGCAGCAGAAGGTCTTCATGGGCGACTTCCCGATGATGACGGAGAAGGGGACCTTCATCATCAACGGGACCGAGCGGATCGTGGTCTCCCAACTCGTCCGCTCGCCGGGCGTCTACTTCGACGAGTCCATCGATAAGACGACCGGCCGGGACGTGTTCGGCTGCAAGATGATCCCGTCGCGGGGCGCGTGGCTCGAGTTCGAGATCGACAAGCGTGGCTTCGCCGGCGTCCGGGTCGACCGCAAGCGGCGTCAGCACCTCTCGGTGCTGTACCGCGCGCTGAAGGCCATCGTCTGGAGCGAGGAGAGCGGCGAGTACGAGCTGGCCCCCAAGGAGGTCCTCGACGAGCCCGTCTCCGACGACGAGATCCGCGAGTTCTTCGGTGTCCTCGGTGACCCCGAGAAGCTCGACGAGGCGCACCAGGAGATGCGCGAGATCCTGGACCGCACGCTGGCCAAGGACTCCATCGCCACGCCCGCCGAGGCGCTGATGGACATCTACCGCAAGCTCCGCCCGGGTGAGCCGCCGACACCGGACTCCGCCGGTCAGCTGATGATCAACTACTTCTTCAGCGGCAAGCGGTACGACCTGGCCCGGGTGGGCCGGTACAAGGTCAACAAGAAGCTGGGTGAGGAGCAGGTCTACCTCGGTCTGCGCACCCCCGAGGAGGCCAAGCCGCGGGTTGACGGCGAGGCCCCGGAGGCCCTGCTCGCTGCCGACGACGCCCCGAAGCGGGACATCCGCACCATCGCCCTGGGCGACGAGGGCTCGACCCCGATCGGCCACGTCCTCACCAAGGAGGACGTGCTGGCCACCATGCACTACCTCCTGGGGCTCGCGACCCGGGTCACGGATCCGAACGGCCAGCCGCGCTACCAGACCGACGACATCGACCACTTCGGCAACCGTCGTCTGCGCAGCGTCGGCGAGCTGATCCAGAACCAGATCCGGATCGGCCTGTCCCGCATGGAGCGGGTCGTGCGCGAGCGCATGACCACCCAGGACATCGAGACGATCACGCCGCAGACGCTGATCAACATCCGGCCGGTCGTGGCGTCGCTCAAGGAGTTCTTCGGCGCCTCGCAGCTGTCGCAGTTCATGGACCAGACCAACCCGCTGAGTGGTCTGACGCACAAGCGGCGTCTCTCCGCGCTCGGCCCGGGTGGTCTGTCGCGTGAGCGTGCCGGCTTCGAGGTCCGGGACGTCCACCCCTCCCACTACGGCCGCATGTGCCCCATCGAGACGCCTGAAGGCCCGAACATCGGTCTGATCGGGTCGCTGGCCACCTACGCCAAGCTGAACGAGTTCGGGTTCATCCAGACCCCGTACCGCAAGGTCGTCGACGGTGTCGTGACCGAGCGGATCGACTACCTGACCGCTGATGAGGAGTACCGCTACAACGTCGCCCAGGCCAACGCGCCGATCGACCGTGACGGCAACTTCCTGAACGAGCGGGTCCTGGTCCGCCTGCCCGGTGGCTCACCGCGTGAGATCCCGCCGGCGCAGGTCCACTACATGGACGTCTCGCCGCGGCAGATCGTCTCGGTGGCTGCGGCCATGATCCCGTTCCTCGAGCACGACGACGCCAACCGCGCGCTGATGGGTACCAACATGCAGCGCCAGGCCGTGCCGCTGCTGCGCAGCGACAGCCCCTACGTGGGCACGGGCCTCGAGTCCAAGGCGGCTCGCGACGCCGGTGACGTCGTGATCAGCGACAAGGGTGGGACCGTGGTCGAGGTGGCCGCGGACCGCATCATCCTCAAGACCCCCGAGGGGACGCTGGAGAAGAAGTTCCTCTCCAAGTTCGAGCGCACCAACCAGGGGACCTGCTACAACCAGCGGCCGCTGGTCGACGAGGGTGACGAGGTCCTGCCGGGCCAGATCATCGCCGACGGCCCCTGCACCGACACCGGTGAGATGGCCCTGGGGCAGAACCTGCTGGTCGCCTTCATGACCTGGGAGGGCTTCAACTACGAGGACGCGATCATCCTCTCCGAGCGCCTCGTGCGGGAGGACGTCCTGACGTCCATCCACATCGAGAAGTTCGAGGTCGACGCCCGCGACACCAAGCTGGGCGCAGAGGAGATCACCCGCGACATCCCCAACGTCAGCGAGGACGTCCTGGCCCACCTCGACGAGCGCGGCATCGTCCGCATCGGCGCCGAGGTCAACCCGGGCGACATCCTGGTCGGCAAGGTCACCCCGAAGGGGGAGACCGAGCTGACCCCGGAGGAGCGCCTGCTGCGCGCCATCTTCGGTGAGAAGGCCCGCGAGGTCCGTGACACCTCCCTGAAGGTCCCGCACGGTGACACCGGCATCGTCATCGGTGTCCGCACCCAGTCCCGCGACGACGGCGACGAGATGCAGCCGGGCGTCAACGACCTGGTCCGCGTCTACGTGGCCCAGAAGCGGAAGATCTCCGACGGCGACAAGCTGGCCGGCCGCCACGGCAACAAGGGTGTGATCTCCACGATCCTCCCGGTCGAGGACATGCCGTTCCTGGCCGACGGCACCCCCGTCGACGTCGTGCTCAACCCGCTGGGTGTCCCGTCCCGCATGAACGTCGGGCAGGTCCTCGAGACCCACCTCGGCTGGGTCGCCTCCAACGGGTGGCGGTTCGATGAGCGTCCCGAGTGGTTCGACCGCATGAACTGGGGCGATGACATGCTCGACCACAACCCCCAGAAGCTGGCGACGCCGGTCTTCGACGGGTGCCGCGAGGACGAACTGCAGGACCTGCTGGAGCACACGAAGGAGGGCGCGGGCGGCGAGCGCATCGTCAACCGTGCCGGCAAGGCCATCGTCTACGACGGCCGCTCCGGTGAGCCGATCGACCAGCCGATCACCGTCGGCTACATGTACATCCTGAAGCTGCTGCACCTGGTCGACGACAAGATCCACGCCCGCTCGACCGGTCCGTACTCCATGATAACCCAGCAGCCGCTGGGCGGTAAGGCGCAGTTCGGTGGTCAGCGCTTCGGTGAGATGGAGGTCTGGGCCCTCGAGGCGTACGGCGCCGCCTACGCCTTGCAGGAGCTGCTGACCGTCAAGTCCGACGACGTCGTGGGCCGCGTGAAGGTCTACGAGGCCATCGTCAAGGGCGAGAACATCCCCGAGCCGGGCATCCCCGAGTCCTTCAAGGTGCTGGTCAAGGAGATGCAGTCCCTGTGCCTCAACGTAGAGGTGCTGAGTGCCTCGGGTGAGGAGATCCAGTTCAAGGACTCCGACGAGGACGCCTTCCGGGCCGCCGAGGAGCTGGGCATCAACCTGTCCCGCCCGGAGCGCCAGACCGACGACACCTACGCCTCCTAG
- the rplJ gene encoding 50S ribosomal protein L10, translating into MGARSEKTAVVEKVRTDLDGAAATMLTEYRGLSVQDMADLRTALRESGATYTVAKNTLIRLAAAELGFDVPRETLTGPTALAYTGEDIAGAAKALKAFAKDHPSLVVKGAILEGEFMGAEDAIKLADLESQEELLSSFAGMFESMLAYMPSMADDLLSETGGLLDALEAKKADAE; encoded by the coding sequence ATGGGCGCACGATCCGAGAAGACCGCGGTCGTCGAGAAGGTCCGCACCGACCTCGACGGCGCCGCCGCCACCATGCTCACCGAGTATCGCGGCCTGTCCGTCCAGGACATGGCCGACCTGCGCACCGCACTGCGCGAGAGCGGCGCCACTTACACGGTGGCCAAGAACACCCTCATCCGCCTGGCTGCCGCCGAGCTCGGCTTCGATGTGCCGCGGGAGACCTTGACCGGTCCGACGGCCCTGGCCTACACCGGCGAGGACATCGCCGGGGCGGCCAAGGCGCTCAAGGCGTTTGCCAAGGACCACCCGTCGCTGGTGGTCAAGGGCGCCATCCTCGAGGGCGAGTTCATGGGCGCCGAGGACGCCATCAAGCTGGCCGACCTCGAGAGCCAGGAGGAGCTGCTGTCCAGCTTCGCCGGCATGTTCGAGTCGATGTTGGCCTACATGCCCAGCATGGCTGACGACCTGCTCAGCGAGACCGGCGGCCTGTTGGACGCGCTCGAGGCCAAGAAGGCCGACGCCGAGTAG